Proteins found in one Primulina eburnea isolate SZY01 chromosome 16, ASM2296580v1, whole genome shotgun sequence genomic segment:
- the LOC140816632 gene encoding uncharacterized protein At4g15970 isoform X2, whose protein sequence is MRYPFSKMLLLAREEYSLERILKEASTKDNSVILTTLNDAWGAPNSVIDLFLESFRIGQHTRHLLNHLVIITFDRKAFSRCLVVHSHCFALITEGVDFSREAYFMRPNYLKMMWRRIDFLRSVLEMGYNFAFTDADIMWFRDPFPHFQSDADFQIACDHFSGNSDDLENKPNGGFKFVRSNNRSIEFYKFWYASREKYPQLHDQDVLNRIKYDTFILDIGLRIKFLDTAYFGGFCEPSRDLNQVCTMHANCCFGLDSKLHDLRILIEDWKLYLSLPPSLKQTMSTWRVPQNCSLDSLQLAAEPSVDEREILDR, encoded by the exons ATGCGGTACCCTTTTTCGAAGATGCTTCTCCTAGCTCG TGAGGAGTATAGTCTTGAACGAATTTTGAAGGAAGCATCAACGAAAGACAATTCAGTAATCTTGACTACCCTGAATGATGCTTGGGGAGCTCCGAATTCGGTGATCGATTTATTTCTTGAGAGCTTCAGAATTGGACAGCATACTCGCCATCTTCTGAATCATTTGGTTATTATTACATTCGATCGAAAGGCTTTCTCTCGTTGTTTGGTTGTGCACTCCCATTGCTTTGCCCTCATTACGGAAGGGGTTGATTTTTCACGTGAGGCCTATTTTATGAGACCGAACTACTTGAAGATGATGTGGAGAAGAATTGATTTCCTTCGGTCTGTACTCGAAATGGGATACAACTTCGCGTTCACG GATGCAGATATCATGTGGTTCAGAGATCCATTTCCTCACTTCCAATCGGATGCTGATTTTCAGATAGCATGTGATCATTTCTCTGGCAATTCTGATGATCTTGAAAATAAACCTAATGGAGGATTCAAGTTTGTGAGGTCAAATAACAGGTCGATAGAGTTTTACAAGTTCTGGTACGCCTCACGTGAAAAATATCCACAACTACACGACCAAGACGTTCTCAATAGAATTAAGTATGATACCTTCATCTTAGACATTGGGCTGAGAATCAAATTCTTGGACACTGCTTATTTTGGTGGCTTTTGTGAACCAAGTAGAGATCTAAACCAAGTTTGTACAATGCATGCCAACTGTTGTTTTGGGTTGGATAGCAAACTTCATGACCTTAGAATtttgatagaagactggaaACTTTATTTATCTTTACCACCAAGCTTGAAACAAACCATGTCCACATGGAGAGTTCCACAAAATTGCAG CCTTGATTCTCTTCAATTGGCAGCGGAACCATCTGTGGATGAGAGAGAGATTTTGGATAGATGA
- the LOC140816632 gene encoding uncharacterized protein At4g15970 isoform X1, with protein MPSDFVTGASVLRRAAITILLLLTMTLSCFFLYRAADSVGFRVSYYNYSPIVTHAVPFFEDASPSSDSEEYSLERILKEASTKDNSVILTTLNDAWGAPNSVIDLFLESFRIGQHTRHLLNHLVIITFDRKAFSRCLVVHSHCFALITEGVDFSREAYFMRPNYLKMMWRRIDFLRSVLEMGYNFAFTDADIMWFRDPFPHFQSDADFQIACDHFSGNSDDLENKPNGGFKFVRSNNRSIEFYKFWYASREKYPQLHDQDVLNRIKYDTFILDIGLRIKFLDTAYFGGFCEPSRDLNQVCTMHANCCFGLDSKLHDLRILIEDWKLYLSLPPSLKQTMSTWRVPQNCSLDSLQLAAEPSVDEREILDR; from the exons ATGCCGTCGGATTTCGTCACCGGCGCCTCCGTACTCCGCCGAGCGGCAATTACGATCCTCCTCCTGCTGACGATGACGCTCTCTTGCTTCTTCCTCTACAGAGCAGCCGACTCCGTGGGCTTCCGAGTTTCCTACTACAATTACAGCCCCATTGTCACTCATGCGGTACCCTTTTTCGAAGATGCTTCTCCTAGCTCG gACAGTGAGGAGTATAGTCTTGAACGAATTTTGAAGGAAGCATCAACGAAAGACAATTCAGTAATCTTGACTACCCTGAATGATGCTTGGGGAGCTCCGAATTCGGTGATCGATTTATTTCTTGAGAGCTTCAGAATTGGACAGCATACTCGCCATCTTCTGAATCATTTGGTTATTATTACATTCGATCGAAAGGCTTTCTCTCGTTGTTTGGTTGTGCACTCCCATTGCTTTGCCCTCATTACGGAAGGGGTTGATTTTTCACGTGAGGCCTATTTTATGAGACCGAACTACTTGAAGATGATGTGGAGAAGAATTGATTTCCTTCGGTCTGTACTCGAAATGGGATACAACTTCGCGTTCACG GATGCAGATATCATGTGGTTCAGAGATCCATTTCCTCACTTCCAATCGGATGCTGATTTTCAGATAGCATGTGATCATTTCTCTGGCAATTCTGATGATCTTGAAAATAAACCTAATGGAGGATTCAAGTTTGTGAGGTCAAATAACAGGTCGATAGAGTTTTACAAGTTCTGGTACGCCTCACGTGAAAAATATCCACAACTACACGACCAAGACGTTCTCAATAGAATTAAGTATGATACCTTCATCTTAGACATTGGGCTGAGAATCAAATTCTTGGACACTGCTTATTTTGGTGGCTTTTGTGAACCAAGTAGAGATCTAAACCAAGTTTGTACAATGCATGCCAACTGTTGTTTTGGGTTGGATAGCAAACTTCATGACCTTAGAATtttgatagaagactggaaACTTTATTTATCTTTACCACCAAGCTTGAAACAAACCATGTCCACATGGAGAGTTCCACAAAATTGCAG CCTTGATTCTCTTCAATTGGCAGCGGAACCATCTGTGGATGAGAGAGAGATTTTGGATAGATGA